A stretch of Methanobacterium sp. DNA encodes these proteins:
- the sepF gene encoding cell division protein SepF: protein MKDIMDYLKKNLGLEEEEGKDEQETIIVPEHSFYEIVLMKVQNIDEFDYALSQVLDEKNPIIMDMSILEKDSPNDFQLAAEKLKSFRDNHGGEAILLCKNGRNIIIITPAEIKLIRK, encoded by the coding sequence ATGAAGGACATCATGGATTATTTAAAGAAAAATCTTGGCTTGGAAGAAGAGGAAGGGAAGGATGAACAGGAAACAATAATAGTGCCGGAACATTCATTTTATGAAATAGTATTAATGAAGGTCCAAAACATAGACGAATTCGATTATGCCCTCAGTCAAGTATTAGATGAAAAAAATCCCATTATTATGGATATGAGTATTCTTGAAAAAGATTCACCCAACGATTTTCAGTTGGCAGCAGAGAAATTAAAATCATTCCGTGATAATCATGGAGGAGAAGCCATTTTATTATGTAAAAATGGCAGAAACATTATCATCATCACTCCTGCAGAAATAAAGCTTATCCGAAAGTAA